The following is a genomic window from Bacteroidia bacterium.
TCATACCCGATCCCTCGACGGCGATTATCGATCCGTTTATCAAGGAAACCACGCTGAGCATGATTTGCGATATTCACGAACCGCTCACGCGTGAGAAGTACGAACGCTGTCCGCGCAATATCGCCCAGAAAGCCGAGCAGTATCTGCTCTCGACCGGCATCGCCGATACCGCCTATTTCGGTCCCGAGGCGGAATTTTTCATTTTCGACGATGTGCGCTACGCGTCGAAAGAGAACCATGCGTTCTATCAGCTCGACTCCATCGAAGGTACCTGGAATTCGGGGCGGGACGAGGGACCGAATCTCGGGTACAAACCGCGCTTCAAAGAGGGCTACTTCCCGGTACCGCCAACGGACCACTTCAACGATTTGCGCAACGAAATGGTGCGGGTCCTCATGGAATGCGGCCTCGACGTCGAGACGCAGCATCATGAAGTGGCGTCGGGCGGACAGTCGGAAATTGATCTGCGTTTCGCACCGCTCGTCAGCGCTGCCGATCAATTGTTGCTGTTCAAGTACGTGATAAAAAACACCGCCTTCCGCAACGGCAGAAGTGCCACCTTTATGCCCAAACCGATTTTCGGCGACAATGGCTCCGGTATGCATGTGCACATGAGTTTGTGGCGTGAAGGCAAGCCTTTGTTCTACGGCGAGCGCTATGCCGGCCTGAGCGACATGGCGCTGCACTTTATCGGAGGACTGCTCAAGCATGCGCCGGCGTTGTGCGCGATCACCAATCCGACCACCAACAGCTACAAGCGGCTCGTGCCGGGCTTCGAAGCCCCCGTCAATCTCGCATACTCTCAGCGGAACAGAAGCGCTTCCATACGCATCCCCATGTATTCCTCCAGTCCGAAAGCCAAGCGCGTGGAGTTCCGCACCCCCGATCCCTCCGGCAACCCGTATCTGGCTTTCAGCGCCATGCTGATGGCGGGTCTCGACGGTATCATCAATCGCATCGATCCCGGAGATCCGTTGGACAAGGATATTTACGATCTGGCGCCGGAGGAATTGCGCAACGTGCCGAGCACACCGGGCACGCTCGAGGAAGCGCTGCTCGCGCTGGAACGCGATCACGATTTTCTGTTGAAGGGTGGAGTGTTCACGGAAAGCGTGATCCATACCTGGATCGATCTGAAAATGAAGAGCGAAGCCAAACAGATCGCCCTGCGTCCGCATCCCTACGAATTCAGCCTCTATTACGACGTATAAGCGGATACAGCGTATAGTTATTAACGGATTCCGTTCGTACAGAGCGGAATCCGTTTCGTTTCCGGTCAGTTTGCACGAAAGAAAAATAG
Proteins encoded in this region:
- the glnA gene encoding type I glutamate--ammonia ligase — encoded protein: MISSHNVKMIDFKFMDFPGQWQHLTVPITQLKPDSFNEGYGFDGSSLRGFKSIHESDMVIIPDPSTAIIDPFIKETTLSMICDIHEPLTREKYERCPRNIAQKAEQYLLSTGIADTAYFGPEAEFFIFDDVRYASKENHAFYQLDSIEGTWNSGRDEGPNLGYKPRFKEGYFPVPPTDHFNDLRNEMVRVLMECGLDVETQHHEVASGGQSEIDLRFAPLVSAADQLLLFKYVIKNTAFRNGRSATFMPKPIFGDNGSGMHVHMSLWREGKPLFYGERYAGLSDMALHFIGGLLKHAPALCAITNPTTNSYKRLVPGFEAPVNLAYSQRNRSASIRIPMYSSSPKAKRVEFRTPDPSGNPYLAFSAMLMAGLDGIINRIDPGDPLDKDIYDLAPEELRNVPSTPGTLEEALLALERDHDFLLKGGVFTESVIHTWIDLKMKSEAKQIALRPHPYEFSLYYDV